Genomic DNA from Setaria italica strain Yugu1 chromosome V, Setaria_italica_v2.0, whole genome shotgun sequence:
aagttggaattttggagtgaactaaataTGACCTTACTTGCAATCGATGAGCAGGCGTCAATCCATCGGCCATTCTGTCCATCGATGGGTCACACCGACAGGGACGGTTCCTCGAACCACATAAAGGTGCTGTGGTTTTTTGTTGGACCTGCTAGCAAAGCTAGCGGATTGTACTCCGGTAGTAGGCTCTCGCAAGTTGCAGGTCAAACGGCGCGTGCGAAAGCAGAGCACTGCTCGGGGATTCCCGGCCGGCCGGACGAAGGAAAGAGAGGAAGTAATGGTCTAGCTCTAGCGTAGTGTAGTGGCCTGCTGACTGCTGTGATGCTCGGCACGGATACGATCACACGAAGTGGGTGCAATAAACGGTGCGGTGCGAGTGATTTTTTCTTATAAGGATCAAAATATATTAAGATGATGAAAATATGATACCCAAATTACAAAATGGTCTTAGTATGATTGTATTCTCTACGTTAATTAAACCTCCACTATATTAAGAAAACATATATAAGTAGTCTTTTACAATTATTGTGTGCTCGATCATAAATAATTAACGTCTTGTACATCGGTGTGGCCTCTAAAGCACAACTTTGATCAGTACATTTTTAttataaaatatttataaatatggAAAAGAATACATATGAAACTACAGTCCAAGACCTGTGGAACATTTTTGAATATCCAATTCAACACATAAAAGGTAATATCCTATTAAAGGACCAAAGTTTGAGATGATTGACTTAAGACAACACTAGAACATCTATCACTTATTTGTACCGGAGGGATCGGAGTAATTAGAGATAGTTCAAGAGCCACCTTAATTATGGATTGGGTATAAAGCAAACAATTAGTGAACATAATTCGGTTGAAAAGTTAATCCAGGATAAGAAAAATCATGATTCAGGATTGCAAGAGGAACACATGTTTGTTTATTCCGTGGCTTTGCAAGCGTAGAAGTGGAATGGTCAAGTTTTTATCTACTAGTACATATACAAATATAAAATAACCCAGTTTTTAGGAAGACCGGTACCATATTTCGCGATCAGAAGAAGCAAAGGAGGCAACCAAGAAATCTCCCACAAAACTTTCCAGGATAATGTTGTCGGGCACGATGTTTCCTGGAAGATGCTTCAACATCTAAGCACATGTTGAAATTTAAGACCCTTGGAGCAACTACCAATGACCAAGCATCAATTTGCTGGGCTGTGCCTTCAGACAGCGACTCTTTGAGTGTTACTGCTTTGTACGTTTCCCTTTTTCGAGAGGAAAATGTTTGAACATTTCTAGCTTGGTGAAGCCTCCCTTTCAAGTTCCAGCTTTTGAAAGATTCACTCAACAAATCGGTTTGGACGCTTGTTGGGTCACAGATGACCACACTATCAAAGAACAAAGTTTCCCTGATAGTAGGATCTGCTTGTACGGGTCTTCACATGGAGGCGCATATATATGGAGCCAATATCTACAAATAGGAACTGGAGTTAATTTCTCCATGCTATATATGACGTGCTGACGAAAATGAATAGAACAATAGCCTATAAAATAGTCGTGAGACTCCTTTGCGTGTGTGACCTCACAGCCCATAGCAGTGGCGGAGCTAGCCACGAACTGAAGAGGGGGCCAAAATACTCAACTTTTCTTACACAGTAGATGATCATCTAAAGTAGCTAATTCTTTATAATCGCAAGTTCGCAATCATGAGCATGTACCGAGTAAAATGATGTGCTGCTAGTTCATGCTAGTGCTAAAATGCTTCAGGTGGTAATATTGGCTGCTTACTAATGGATTGCAAGTGAAAAACTTCACAGGCAAGGGGAGCCCGTGGCCCACTTTGGCCCCCATGTAGCTCCGCCTATGGCCCATAGGAAAACAAAATATAGCAATTCTATAAAATATATGTTTGTGGAATTTAATAATTGCATGTATCACTAGTTAGTGCAGAGGTCAGAAGTTATATATAACCTTTAAAATCACCTGTATAAATATAGCATATCGTCTAACAATTTGTTGACAAATAGCTAAAATTTTATCCTGTACAattgtaaaaataaaaatataagacATTGATATTTAAACCTGGTGCAGAGACCAGAGTTTACTCTTCCATTGTCTTactttgaagtttgaaattTCAATTTGTTGCATGACATTGATATTTAATTTGACATACATAAAGCATTATATGAGCTTGTGTGGAAAGTTaccttagattttttttctgtaAAAGCAAACTGAGGTGCTATTACTAGTGCAACTTTTTTTTGGGCTGAAATCCTTTTAGTGCAATTTTTTAGAGGATTTTTAAGTGTAACTGAGCCTTTTAGGTTGGGCTTTTCCATGCGTTTTCCATCCTGTTCAAAAACCGCATTGCATATGGGCTAATATGTGGGCTAGCTAACTCAGAAAACTTTGGGCCGCTGTTACGTGGGCCATTGAGTCCGGTGGGCTCTGTGTCTCTCCGGAAAAGGCCCAACTAACGTCAGGCAATCTTGACAATTTTCTCAGTGTGTTgtgctttatttattttattttttatttagtttttATTGAACAAGGAAGTGTACTGTGCATTGCCCCTGACCCTGAGGCCACGATGTGGATGGCTGATTGGTGGTGTTCagaggaagatggcgcatgAAAAGCGTCACCTGGAGATTATGTAGCGGTCAGCATCTCGCAAGGGGTCTGTAAAGAAGCtgtaatctttttttttaatagagTAACGAAGTTGAAATCTGTGGATAGAGAGGTGGAATTTATATCCATACAGATACAGCAATCCCGTTGTCTATCATGTAACAATCTCTGTCTTTCCTTAGGAAAACAAATTATCTAGTGCCATCGTCACTAAACAAAGCAAACCCAAAATAAAAGTACAAGGAAAGCACATCCTCTGTCCCCTTCCAGAAATGATGAAGTGTTCAACAAAGAtctctcccaagtcccaactcgATAGCTACCCAGCAACGCCTGAGAGGCAAAAGCACCAGAAACCCCATCAGTTAGCCCAGCATCAGTGGCCTTTGCAAAAGATCACACATCCATGCCAATGCTTCATTCGCTTTCATAGCTTTCAGAAAAGCACAGGGAGGAAATAAATCAAAGCACGAACACCGTGATATCTCGTGGAGACCatcatcacagtcatctccatGCTTAACCGAAGGCAAGCACCATCATAATGAGCATCTCCAAAGCAAATGAAGTGAGACAGAATCTTTCTTCACACAATTCACAAAGCCAAAGGGCACCAGTCCGTACAGTAGTTTACGATGCTACAATCTTGTTGCACATATACAATATATCAAACCAAGTGTGCACAAAATTTAATAATAGCATCAAGACGAGTGCCTGGAAAAGCAGACAGCAGTAACCTCAAGCGAAGCACAAGTTTGATCACTCTATAGGTGGAGTTCCAAGTCACAATTGGAAAAAGGGTAAGCCAGACAGCATGATGCACCATCCAAAGCTTCGCCGCACGATCGAACCACACCATGAGGGGGGGCAGGGCAAGCAAGACCATACCAGAAATCAAGCATCAGAATCCCACAAACACAGTCTTTTGAGGCCTGCTGAAAGTTGCAAAAGCAGGATGCCTTCCTTCTCTTCCACATCCAGAAAAAAGTGGAATCCAGTAACAATGATGACAATGACCTAGATTAATTCCATATAGATATAAGCGGCATGGATCCTTAAGATTTTATTTTTATGGAGCTTTACCGCGACCATTATATCACTGACCACTCCTAAGCATTGAAACCCGCCACGCCAAGTTTCTCTGCCTCCACCTTGAGAAACTTCAGGTATCTAACAGCTTCCTCCAGGACATCAGGAGCATCCAGTTGGTCTCCACCAGGGATTATTCCCCTAAGAACTGCGACCATGTTCCTAATCTTCTCATGAGTAATATTTTCCATGGATCCATTGAAAACTGAACAATTTCCAGGAAAATGCTTCATTTTCTTAAACCTGGGTGGTGAAGATGATTCGCAGGGGCCAATTTCCAAGGGGTCAGGAGAGCGCCCGGTACTCATGACATCATCTTCATCACTGTCTTCGTCAGAGCTCAGCAGTGCATCGATTTCTTCTGTATCCTCCTTGAAAGATGAGGCATGCTGTTCAAGATTGCCATCATCTTGGTGTAAACTTCTGCAAACCACCTCACCACGGCATGGGAAGGCATCGATGTTTGTGGGATTCAGCTTGTTCACCAAGGCAGGATGATACATGATGCGCCCTTTCTCATCAGTATGATCGAAGATGATGAAGTTTCTGGGGCATACCTTGGAAGGCTGGAACTCAAAGACACCAAGTTCAAGTTGGCTTCGGATATGAGGGCTTGTCATGCCTGAAGGGACTCCTAAGGCAGGTGAAACAGGAGCCCTGTAGTTGCATTGACCATCCAAAGGTCCATTTGCCATACAACCATCAGCTTCATATCCATAAGCAAAGGAGGGGTTCCCAGCGAAAGCTGCTAGATCCCTCTGCATCGGTTGATGGTGTATGTAGGACTCGAATTCAGTTACGCACGTGAATCTACCTGATTTGGTGCAGTGACTACACTACCAAAAACGATCTGAAGCCTAAAATATTATTGCGGTTTGCAACAGCAGAAGACTAATATGCCCTACCACAAGGTAGTCATCATCATGACTGCACTGCTCTGTTGTTGCAACTTTCTATCAAAATAGAAGCTAAAGTAGCAGTTTGAGAAACTAAACACGGGTCCCGTGTTTAGACTACGTGATGGGCTTAAGCAGTTGACGGAAGTATTCAGCCTGCAATTTAAACAAGCTGTTAGAATAGGAACGAAGCTCAGAATAACAAGGTGCAGAAAGATGAGTCAAATAACCAAGGATATGGATAATTTTGATAAAGAAGTAAATTAAATTAATTTGATTCAGATACATATCACTGAAAATATTTGTAAGAACTAAGAAGCATATGTATAGAATCTTGAATTATCAATCTATTACACAAAGCCTGATTTTTCCCTGAATTACATTACAGAAATGGAACTAAGGATGTTTTGTTCCCCAGGATAAAATTCTGTTTGACCCTGAGTGTTCAACAAAATACATTCCAGAACCTGATACCTCTACTGCTATAGCAAGTTTCTTATGAAAGTGAAAACCAAATTATCATGGGCTTACTACTGTAAAACTATATTTGTTGTCTGTTGTATTTGAGAGTTATTTACTTTATTTGCATATAGAATCGtttgtaacaataaataaaTAGCTCACCTGGCACACTTCGATCAACTGGCAACAAGCAAAGATCCTAACATTCATTACTATCCTTCCCACTTCCTTCACAACACGGAATCTCTTAAGCTCAACCTTCACATACATTCTCAATCTTTCCACACTGATGTTGCCGAGAACAGACAACCACCAAAGGAAAAGTAGTCTTCTGTAAGTGCAGCCTCCTTACCTGCAATTAACACGATTCAGAGCCAAACAATTCAGAGCACATTCTAAATAGGGGGATATTCAGATTGATGAAGTATGAAGTGCTCTTAGAAGAAAATGTGACATACACAATCACACGGAAGAATACAACAAGGCAGACAGATTTTCGGCTACTGCGGAACGATGAGTACAGGGGCGTCCACGGCATACTGTTGGCCTATGCTCAACTTGTGAATCTGTTATTAACA
This window encodes:
- the LOC101756510 gene encoding transcription factor bHLH144 encodes the protein MQRDLAAFAGNPSFAYGYEADGCMANGPLDGQCNYRAPVSPALGVPSGMTSPHIRSQLELGVFEFQPSKVCPRNFIIFDHTDEKGRIMYHPALVNKLNPTNIDAFPCRGEVVCRSLHQDDGNLEQHASSFKEDTEEIDALLSSDEDSDEDDVMSTGRSPDPLEIGPCESSSPPRFKKMKHFPGNCSVFNGSMENITHEKIRNMVAVLRGIIPGGDQLDAPDVLEEAVRYLKFLKVEAEKLGVAGFNA